The genomic interval AAATATGGGAATTCGAATAAACAAACTAACAAAGTGAATGTTGGCGAAGGTGATCTTGTTATAAATCTAAATTACATTTCGGATTGGTCAACTCCTGAAACAGAAATACAATTATTCCTTCTTGGGGATAATGCCAAAATATCTCTGAAAATTTATTATTCAAGCGTTGAAATCAATAAATTGAGAGAAGTCGAATCCGAGCAAAATCTATTGGAAAATTTTTAATCACTTTTTTATTTGAGTTCAGCAAAATCATCTTATAGATTTTGTTATTTCTATCTTACTTCTAAATAACTGGTTGAGGGACATTGTTTCTTTCATCTATTAATGGAGAAGGACATGGAAGAAGAAATTAAATCTTTAAAATTTATTGTACATGGACGGGTGCAAGGGGTTTCTTTTCGTGCTTACACAACAACTATAGCACGAATGTATGGAATAAACGGCTATGTAAAAAATTTATATAATGGTAATGTGGAAATAGTTGC from Candidatus Cloacimonadota bacterium carries:
- a CDS encoding acylphosphatase — encoded protein: MEEEIKSLKFIVHGRVQGVSFRAYTTTIARMYGINGYVKNLYNGNVEIVAQAKSSDIENFLKKIRIGPPSSRVNSIDIEELLDAFNYEAFNISF